The Podospora pseudocomata strain CBS 415.72m chromosome 3, whole genome shotgun sequence genome window below encodes:
- a CDS encoding hypothetical protein (EggNog:ENOG503NW3E; COG:K) encodes MTTFIKEHKWVNNHGQPPSKRRRINAACLTCRKRKTRCAGERPVCSTCAKNGHTCLGYNDLDEKKRPANGGPSDAQDYRDDNTKHEHEEDYLNGEKVEVKMEPQQMWQNRGEDNYTNDGNKKGDQRFWKSRSQSHSQQQQQQQQQQQQQQPQQKPRMAGFVDADALSRLDSVSTATVTSGRRRKHSNDWDQDDTSQKSNNRSSSNRSPVEHQHQHQHESHRVPYFRYFGPTAIVPGFKQMVVDISREIHRDRRKSRGSSFSTTSPGSLYGCGAGQHHFTNPGTEFDSLEDIPVYDVNDSNPVHPLILNLAITFFTHLGCNYQFMRKDRTLRMLKEKRLEPILVDAMCALAARFSDDPIFINPHDGKEKRSEFGQVFARRAKAATVDTFPCPSVAAVQACLLMAYEGFGANQDSALWMYLGLAIRMAVDLGLQKLEGVKYQGERDPWYTRSWSRKSNDGSDEPEGKRNDEEVLGPHEQREVEQERMDTFWAVFVLDRVISSGTGRPVTFRDDDFELSLPEHAIDPVSGWPDPFPPFIEIIHLYGRVSDVLNNIRDANDLTEEKMQKLAQMEIDLSHIYKKQDSRLHFDPANFRKYVEAGKGTIFILLHFWFHALIVVLHQPTLLTPFYSLRPTQLLPNSRELSMSSAKTIADILAFADLIDPKSFIGNPFTSQPIYIAACAFLMESGANASHPPSREPSPSPEAKSRFFKGIPGKLGPSIDPRQKHSLLVSAANSNYTRCYKSLQQLQQYWAGVGYILNALDQKSKGIWDCETFTKEEYEPITLARRRSLERLPRFEHPASPNVPPIAYSLTGTTNSPNSNLTVLFQNPANTTLPPIPPPPPLSVPVSAATPPGNMTYDPVRQSLPDTPSAMLPPAYPQANISTLRYQSRTPKLSRLPQSPAMGKSLLKYESSPSVDLDLHTPPPADRYQRQNHHPTHHQTSHNNNNNNNNNQNHHHIPSYASSSSSTTTHHHHHHHHSSNTSSYETSTAHEGSPSTTPTDSGLHHYQHNSHDHHHGNHHDNNHHDDNSVGHNEYETDFSHGGLISGGGGGGGGGYGYLEINPISEAITSNSFEVNFDMLGLQSDLMMPPWLEILPGEVLGGLFEGGLMHHGQHM; translated from the exons ATGACCACCTTTATCAAGGAACACAAATGGGTCAACAACCATGGCCAGCCCCCCTCCAAGAGACGGAGGATCAATGCTGC ATGCTTGACATGTCGCAAAAGGAAAACCCGGTGCGCGGGCGAGAGACCGGTGTGTTCGACATGTGCCAAAAATGGCCACACTTGTCTCGGCTACAACGATttggatgagaagaagaggccaGCAAATGGAGGGCCGTCAGATGCGCAGGATTATCGGGACGACAACACAAAGCACGAGCATGAGGAGGACTACCTGAATggtgagaaggtggaggtcAAGATGGAGCCTCAGCAGATGTGGCAGAACCGTGGTGAGGATAATTACACCAACGATGGGAATAAAAAGGGGGACCAACGATTTTGGAAGAGTCGGTCACAGTCACATtcgcaacaacagcag caacaacaacaacaacaacaacaacaacaaccacagcagaAGCCACGTATGGCGGGCTTTGTGGATGCGGATGCGCTTTCGAGACTGGACTCGGTATCAACGGCTACCGTGACATCTGGCCGGCGGCGGAAACACAGCAATGATTGGGATCAGGACGATACCTCTCAGAAATCGAATAACCGGAGCTCGAGTAACCGGTCGCCTGTtgagcatcagcatcagcatcagcacgAAAGTCACCGGGTGCCCTACTTTAGGTATTTTGGGCCGACTGCCATCGTCCCAGGCTTCAAgcagatggtggtggacatcTCGCGCGAGATTCATCGTGATAGGCGCAAGAGTCGGGGCAGTTCCTtctcgacaacatcaccaggGTCATTGTACGGGTGCGGTGCAGGGCAGCACCATTTCACCAACCCGGGAACCGAGTTCGACAGTCTCGAAGACATTCCGGTTTATGACGTGAACGATTCGAATCCGGTTCACCCTTTgatcctcaacctcgccataACCTTCTTCACTCACCTTGGTTGCAACTATCAGTTTATGCGAAAGGACAGGACCCTGCGCATGCTCAAGGAAAAGAGACTGGAGCCCATCTTGGTAGATGCAATGTGCGCTTTGGCAGCTCGCTTTTCTGACGACCCCATTTTCATCAACCCACATgacggaaaagaaaagagatcAGAGTTCGGGCAGGTGTTCGCTCGGCGTGCCAAAGCGGCCACGGTGGACACTTTCCCATGCCCATCCGTTGCTGCTGTGCAGGCCTGTCTTTTGATGGCATACGAAGGGTTCGGGGCAAACCAGGACAGCGCTCTCTGGATGTATTTGGGCCTGGCCATCAGGATGGCGGTCGATCTCGGTCTTCAGAAGCTGGAAGGTGTCAAGTACCAAGGTGAACGAGATCCCTGGTACacgagaagctggagccgGAAAAGCAACGATGGATCCGATGAACCCGAGGGAAAGCGAAACGACGAAGAGGTTTTGGGGCCGCACGAGCAGCGCGAGGTGGAACAGGAGCGCATGGATACCTTTTGGGCTGTCTTTGTTCTGGACCGTGTCATATCGTCGGGAACAGGACGTCCAGTCACGTTCCGTGACGACGACTTTGAGCTGTCTCTTCCGGAACACGCCATCGATCCGGTCTCGGGCTGGCCCGACCCCTTCCCGCCGTTCATCGAGATCATCCACCTGTACGGCAGAGTGTCGGATGTTTTGAACAATATCCGGGATGCCAACGACCTcaccgaggagaagatgcaGAAGCTTGCACAAATGGAGATTGACTTGAGCCACATTTACAAGAAGCAGGATTCGCGTCTCCATTTTGACCCTGCCAACTTTCGAAAGTATGTCGAGGCAGGAAAGGGCACCATCTTTATTCTGCTGCACTTTTGGTTCCACGCTCTGATCGTTGTCCTTCATCAGCCGACGCTGTTGACTCCGTTTTACAGCCTCAGACCGACTCAGTTGCTGCCGAACAGCCGGGAGCTCTCCATGTCGAGTGCCAAAACCATTGCTGACATCCTCGCCTTTGCCGACCTGATCGATCCAAAGAGTTTTATCGGGAACCCGTTCACATCCCAGCCAATTTACATCGCTGCATGTGCCTTCTTGATGGAATCTGGAGCGAATGCGTCACACCCCCCTTCGCGAGAGCCATCACCTTCTCCAGAAGCCAAGTCTCGCTTTTTCAAAGGCATCCCTGGGAAATTGGGCCCATCTATTGACCCCCGACAGAAACACTCACTCCTTGTCTCTGCTGCCAATTCGAACTACACGCGGTGTTACAAGTCTCTCCAGCAACTGCAGCAGTACTGGGCGGGCGTCGGTTACATTCTCAACGCCCTGGACCAAAAATCAAAGGGCATCTGGGACTGCGAGACGTTCACAAAGGAGGAATACGAACCCATCACGCTGGCCCGTCGTCGTTCACTGGAACGCTTGCCGCGATTTGAGCATCCCGCCTCGCCCAACGTTCCACCCATCGCATACTCTCTTACTGGGACCACAAACTCGCCAAACTCGAACCTGACGGTCTTGTTCCAGAATCCAGCAAATACCACACTTCCGCCCAtaccgccacctccacctctctcGGTTCCAGTGTCTGCCGCAACACCTCCTGGGAACATGACATATGATCCCGTCCGGCAAAGCCTTCCAGACACTCCATCTGCTATGCTCCCGCCGGCCTATCCCCAAGCCAATATATCGACTCTGCGCTACCAGTCGAGAACTCCCAAACTATCCAGGTTACCACAATCGCCGGCAATGGGCAAGTCCCTACTAAAATACgaatcctccccctctgtcGACTTAGACCTGCACACACCCCCACCCGCAGACAGATATCAGAGgcagaaccaccaccccacgcATCATCAGAccagccacaacaacaacaacaacaacaacaacaaccagaaccaccaccacatcccctcctacgcctcctcctcctcttccaccaccacccaccaccaccaccaccaccaccactcctccaacacctcaaGCTACGAAACCTCAACCGCGCACGAGGGGTCCCCTTCCACAACCCCGACAGATTCCGGTTTGCACCACTACCAGCACAATTCCCACGACCATCATCACGGGAATCACcacgacaacaaccatcaCGACGATAACAGCGTAGGTCATAACGAGTACGAGACAGATTTTAGTCATGGTGGGTTGATttcag gaggaggaggaggagggggaggggggtacGGGTACTTGGAGATTAATCCGATAAGCGAGGCGATTACTTCGAATAGCTTTGAAGTGAATTTTGATATGTTGGGGCTACAGAGCGATTTGATGATGCCGCCTTGGTTGGAGATTTTACCTggggaggtgctgggggggttgtttgagggGGGATTGATGCATCATGGGCAGCATATGTGA
- a CDS encoding hypothetical protein (COG:T; EggNog:ENOG503NY51), translating into MRAHTHPPSSDRSGGLPFPDFGPQRSFLILDDPPPPPTTTTTVEEGGPRDSVASIVDDPFFFGYHSTAANTISAAAAAAAATATPGIPGALTTSAGHRNEERQPWIPPRKDSLKDIGPTPWFDRNKPAMEAINIAIIGVEGVGKSAFVQRTIRSTRPPTQNMITFRHVLDGTQYSVTLVELDLEGFELDPRQPIQWPKQVAGHMVPRIDGALILYDVTNKESVRGLDSTMAALANSSLPTVLAATKCDAPDEARQIDVADVASAFPTCAGHFRTSFNVPGSAQDCLQAALKAALANKRGEQPEGSMTRRRAASASLDTPQEMINGRPISQHSKHSRASSDLSLLRGFPPPPNESHYRPQASRSPRLDYSSVAQHSNSNLGLAVPEDGPQTTVSAMLRQPGIRLDSGAESFLDVSESDGESYRYSDDIPILQRNDENFLDRPAKVAGVSFDDLVDRLVAPKMAKADQNFADIFLCLYRKFAAPSELLNAIRTRLDQLREDKTTHILIKAEAQVRLVESVAKWVSLYPGDFARPATKRSLEEMVGELSSDPLFVTAAQQMRVHLEHKVVEDDDTGWGISDPIDETDNMFEGLSRPHTGITGSMNSLQLDDPSNPPSSHHRRPSQSSERSGSDIHGRTTARYQFQTLEDYEREAATLVPMPSLALNKFRWHQFMELDTEEIADEITRIDWVMFSSIRIRDLVRDVSLNREQKEKCKSLKNVNRMISHFNHIAKWVANIILIRDKAKHRAPCLEKFMLIALKLRQMNNYNGLAAVLAGINGTAIHRLSQTRQLVSAETQKRFARLVLLMGTQKSHFAYRLAWENSPLPRIPFMPLHRRDLVSAEEGSKTFVGEGGRRVNWKKFEVLGEVLLPIMKSQGMPYGVGEGGGGGRRGEVRELILDGKLMGDEEDIYQRSIQVEASSAAGAAGAGEGSTKKKFPWLANDRQPGGDGCFQSGERKRGFSGGWRRLSTTTTTTTTTTTTATATTTTTTTTDEEGEHREEQQETEETGGGGGGGKARPHSLGTVEEKKPNKKMAGDYPEVLRKFSLPLSVQGIGSMGLGFPMP; encoded by the exons ATGCGGGCTCACACTCATCCACCCTCATCAGACCGCTCCGGGGGACTCCCGTTTCCTGACTTTGGCCCTCAGAGAAGctttctcatcctcgacgacccaccaccgccaccgacgacgacgacgaccgtcgaggagggtggtccGCGAGACTCGGTCGCTTCGATTGTTGACGACCCGTTTTTCTTTGGCTACCACAGCACCGCCGCGAATACTatctctgctgctgctgctgctgctgctgccacagCCACCCCCGGCATCCCTGGCGCGCTAACGACGAGTGCCGGCCACCGCAATGAAGAGCGCCAGCCGTGGATTCCCCCAAGGAAAGATTCACTGAAAGACATCGGTCCTACACCTTGG TTCGATCGCAACAAACCAGCCATGGAGGCCATCAACATCGCCATTATTGGCGTCGAAGGCGTGGGGAAGTCGGCTTTTGTCCAGCGAACGATACGTTCCACGCGACCGCCGACACAGAACATGATCACATTCAGGCATGTGCTCGACGGGACGCAGTACTCAGTCACCCTGGTCGAGCTTGATCTTGAGGGTTTCGAACTGGACCCCCGACAACCAATACAGTGGCCGAAGCAGGTCGCCGGTCACATGGTGCCACGAATAGATGGCGCCCTGATCCTGTACGACGTTACCAACAAGGAGAGCGTGCGAGGGCTGGATTCCACCATGGCTGCGCTGGCCAACTCTTCCCTGCCGACGGTTCTCGCCGCCACAAAATGCGACGCCCCTGACGAAGCCCGCCAGATCGACGTGGCAGATGTTGCTTCTGCCTTTCCCACCTGTGCCGGTCACTTCAGAACGTCTTTCAACGTGCCGGGAAGCGCTCAGGATTGTCTACAGGCTGCTTTAAAGGCCGCGTTGGCTAACAAGCGAG gagaacaACCGGAAGGATCGATGACCAGAAGACGCGCTGCCTCGGCGAGTCTGGATACCCCTCAAGAAATGATCAACGGAAGGCCAATCAGCCAACACAGTAAACACAGCAGGGCAAGCTCCGACCTGTCACTCTTACGGGGTTTCCCACCGCCCCCAAACGAAAGTCACTACAGGCCCCAGGCTTCGAGGTCGCCCAGACTGGACTATTCTTCTGTTGCTCAGCACAGCAACTCAAATTTGGGCTTGGCCGTTCCCGAAGACGGCCCGCAAACGACAGTGTCAGCCATGCTTCGTCAACCGGGCATTCGACTGGACAGCGGCGCCGAGTCGTTCTTGGATGTGTCTGAATCCGACGGAGAATCGTATCGGTATTCGGACGACATACCAATACTGCAGCGCAACGATGAGAACTTTTTGGACAGGCCAGCCAAGGTGGCGGGAGTGAGTTTCGATGACCTTGTCGACAGGCTTGTCGCGCCCAAGATGGCAAAGGCGGACCAAAACTTTGCCGATATCTTTTTGTGCCTGTATCGAAAGTTTGCCGCGCCTTCCGAGCTGCTAAACGCGATTCGGACTCGTCTCGACCAGCTGAGGGAAGACAAGACGACGCACATTCTGATCAAGGCGGAGGCTCAGGTGCGGCTGGTCGAGTCTGTGGCGAAGTGGGTGTCGTTGTATCCTGGCGACTTTGCCAGGCCGGCAACGAAACGAAGTCTGGAAGAGATGGTCGGAGAATTATCTTCGGATCCGCTGTTTGTCACGGCTGCCCAGCAGATGCGTGTTCACCTGGAACACAAGGTggtcgaggacgacgacaCGGGCTGGGGAATATCAGACCCAATAGACGAGACAGACAACATGTTTGAAGGTCTGAGCCGACCACACACGGGCATCACAGGATCGATGAACTCGCTCCAACTCGACgaccccagcaaccccccctccagccaCCACCGACGCCCCTCCCAGAGCTCAGAGAGATCAGGGTCAGATATTCATGGTCGGACAACGGCCCGGTATCAGTTCCAAACGCTGGAAGACTATGAGCGCGAAGCGGCCACGCTGGTGCCGATGCCCTCATTGGCGCTCAACAAGTTCCGCTGGCACCAGTTCATGGAGCTCGACACGGAGGAGATTGCCGACGAGATCACAAGGATAGACTGGGTCATGTTCAGCTCGATCCGGATCCGGGATTTAGTTCGGGACGTCTCGCTAAACcgagaacaaaaagaaaagtgcAAAAGCCTCAAGAACGTCAACAGGATGATATCCCACTTTAACCACATTGCCAAATGGGTCGCCAACATAATTTTAATCAGAGATAAAGCCAAGCACCGGGCTCCGTGTCTGGAAAAGTTTATGCTGATTGCCTTGAAGCTGAGGCAAATGAATAACTACAACGGTCTGGCGGCCGTGCTGGCGGGGATCAACGGCACGGCGATTCACCGGCTGTCGCAGACGAGGCAGCTTGTTAGCGCGGAGACGCAAAAGAGGTTtgcgaggttggtgttgctgatggggaCGCAGAAGAGCCATTTCGCGTACCGGTTGGCGTGGGAGAATTCGCCGCTGCCGAGGATCCCGTTTATGCCGCTGCACAGACGGGATTTGGTGAGtgctgaggaggggagcaagacgtttgtgggggagggggggaggagggtcaactggaagaagtttgaggttttgggggaggtgttgcTGCCCATCATGAAGAGTCAGGGGATGCCGTACGGtgtcggggagggtggggggggagggaggaggggggaggtgagggagttgattTTGGATGGGAAGCtgatgggggatgaggag GATATATATCAACGATCCATCCAGGTCGAGGCCAGCAGCGCGGCCGGGGctgcgggggcgggggagggcaGCACGAAGAAAAAGTTCCCCTGGTTGGCGAA CGATCGCCAGCCTGGTGGTGACGGTTGTTTTCAATctggggagaggaagagggggtttagtggggggtggaggaggttgtctactactactactactactactactactactactactgctACTGCTACTACCActacaacgacgacaacagatgaagagggggagcACCGGGAGGAGCAACAAGAGACGGAAGaaactggtggtggtggtggtggcggtaaGGCGAGACCGCACAGCTTGGGGAccgtggaggagaagaagccaaatAAGAAGATGGCGGGGGACTACCcggaggtgttgaggaagtTTAGCTTGCCGCTGAGTGTGCAGGGGATTGGGAgcatggggttggggtttccCATGCCGTAg
- a CDS encoding hypothetical protein (EggNog:ENOG503NWY8; COG:C; COG:H) yields the protein MASEQKQHPSPNHYDIVIVGAGPVGLMLSTCLARWGYKIKHIDNRPEPTATGRADGIQPRSLDLLRNMGLKSAIMAHKPARVYEVAFWDPPTGGKGIARTGTWASCPDFIDARYPFTTLLHQGLIERAFIADLEKNNTTVQRPWTITGFTSDEQADPEYPVSVELQHVDGTFKESVKAKYLFGGEGARSFVRDQLKIGITHKDPIAYVWGVMDGVVKTDFPDIKMKCTIHSEHGSIMVIPREDNMVRLYIQIASSTDPDFNPRKTATVEEVQASAKRILQPYSIEWERVEWYSVYPIGQGISDKYTLDHRVFLGGDACHTHSPKAGQGMNTAFLDALNLAWKIHAVEGGLAHKSILETYEPERKDVAETLLSFDNKYAKLFSQRPPSSNEVAAATAQKASSGAEENEFIKTFKESCSFTSGYGVAYKANQLNWSPEHPAQSHVIAKSDALVPGRLFRNADVTRVVDANVVHLEQEIPLNGAFRLFVFAGKPSVTGQALKDFAAGLAKKNSFYSAYQRADIDSVSHHERHNPHSKFFTICTVFAAKRNEIEISRDLPALLARYKDNVYADDRWSRNFPDAKAMAHAKMGLDEERGGVVVVRPDGYTGVVVALEEGSATVDALNAYFGAFASKKLGEAQAQL from the exons ATGGCCTctgagcagaagcagcaccccagccccaaccaTTATGACATTG TCATTGTTGGTGCCGGTCCCGTCGGCCTGATGCTCTCGACCTGCCTGGCGAGATGGGGTTACAAGATTAAGCACATCGACAACAGACCTGAGCCTACCGCCACTGGCCGTGCCGATGGCATCCAGCCCCGTTCCCTCGATCTCCTCCGCAACATGGGCCTCAAGTCGGCCATCATGGCCCACAAGCCCGCTCGTGTCTACGAGGTTGCTTTCTGGGACCCTCCCACCGGCGGCAAGGGCATTGCCCGTACCGGCACCTGGGCCTCTTGCCCCGACTTCATCGATGCCAGAtaccccttcaccaccctcctccaccagggTCTGATCGAGCGTGCTTTCATCGCCGACCTCGagaagaacaacaccaccgtccaGCGCCCCTGGACCATCACCGGCTTCACCTCTGACGAGCAGGCCGACCCCGAGTACCCCGTCAGCGTCGAGCTCCAGCACGTCGACGGCACCTTCAAGGAGAGcgtcaaggccaagtacctcttcggcggcgagggcgccCGCTCCTTCGTCCGTGACCAGCTCAAGATTGGCATCACCCACAAGGACCCCATCGCCTACGTCTGGGGTGTCATGGACGGTGTCGTCAAGACCGACTTCCCCGACATCAAGATGAAGTGCACCATCCACTCGGAGCACGGCTCCATCATGGTCATCCCCCGCGAGGACAACATGGTCCGCCTCTACATCCAgatcgcctcctccaccgaccCCGACTTCAACCCCCGCAAGACGGCCACCGTCGAGGAGGTCCAGGCCTCGGCCAAGCGCATCCTCCAGCCCTACAGCATTGAGTGGGAGCGCGTCGAGTGGTACTCTGTCTACCCCATCGGCCAGGGCATTTCCGACAAGTACACCCTCGACCACCGCgtcttcctcggcggcgaCGCCTGCcacacccactcccccaaGGCCGGCCAGGGCATGAACACTGCCTTCCTCGacgccctcaacctcgcctgGAAGATCCACGCCGTCGAGGGCGGCCTCGCCCACAAGTCCATCCTCGAGACCTACGAACCCGAGCGCAAGGACGTCGCCGAGACTCTTTTGTCTTTCGACAACAAGTACGCCAAGCTCTTCTCCCAgcgccccccctcctccaacgaggtcgccgccgccacggCCCAGAAGGCCTCCTCCGGCGCCGAGGAAAACGAATTCATCAAGACCTTCAAGGAGTCCTGCTCTTTCACTTCCGGCTACGGCGTAGCCTACAAGGCCAACCAGCTCAACTGGTCCCCCGAGCACCCGGCCCAATCCCACGTCATCGCCAAGTCTGACGCCCTGGTCCCCGGCCGCCTCTTCAGGAACGCCGACGTCACCCGCGTCGTCGACGCCAACGTCGTCCATCTGGAGCAGGAGATCCCCCTCAACGGCGCCTTCcgcctcttcgtcttcgccgGCAAGCCCTCCGTCACGGGCCAAGCCCTCAAGGACTTCGCCGCCGGcctcgccaagaagaacagcTTCTACTCTGCCTACCAGCGCGCCGATATCGACTCTGTCTCTCACCACGAGAGGCACAACCCCCACTCCAAGTTCTTCACCATCTGCACTGTCTTTGCCGCCAAGAGGAACGAGATTGAGATTAGCCGGGACTTGCCTGCGCTGCTGGCGAGGTACAAGGACAATGTTTATGCTGATGATCGGTGGTCGAGGAATTTCCCTGACGCGAAGGCGATGGCGCATGCGAagatggggttggatgaggaaaggggtggggttgtggtCGTTAGGCCGGATGGGTAcactggtgttgttgttgcgctggaggaggggagcgCGACGGTGGACGCGCTGAATGCGTACTTTGGGGCTTTTGCGAGCaagaagttgggggaggCGCAGGCTCAGCTTTGA
- a CDS encoding hypothetical protein (EggNog:ENOG503P7W2; COG:S), with amino-acid sequence MMMTPLHPQNQRQNSAPYVTPNQANTNAPAPAAQCHTAQSPATNPTNPTTPDPPAPTSQPTPQSTAPNPSQQTNNDPYKILLDHAHVFQRLVKKYPSLPFVLDSIHSQTLPPPTPSSSTTTPSFLQNNNRKRKEPPWSKDVGLRKGASALKKARTDPTDRGDGVREFCDAVLYLLSLGEEEKGKGDGDGDRDGGPRPVAERAVKEVGEEVRMEERRVVEGLLREEGGV; translated from the exons ACCAGGCAAATACAAATGCCCCCGCCCCGGCTGCGCAATGCCATA CTGCTCAATCCCCTGCCACAAATCCCACAAATCCAACCACCCCCGACCCTCCCGCCCCAAcatcccaacccaccccccaaagcaCCGCTCCCAATCCCTCTCAGCAAACCAACAACGACCCCTACAAAATCCTCCTCGACCACGCCCACGTCTTCCAGCGCCTAGTAAAGAaatacccctccctcccattcGTCCTCGACTCGATCCACTCCCAGACTTtgccccctccaacaccatcttccagtacaacaacaccgtcttTCCTCCAGAACAATaacaggaaaagaaaagaaccgCCTTGGTCAAAGGATgtggggttgaggaagggggcGAGCGcgctgaagaaggcgaggacgGACCCGACGGAtaggggggatggggtgagggagtttTGTGATGCGGTGCTTTAtttgttgagtttgggggaggaggaaaaggggaaaggggatggggatggggatagGGATGGGGGGCCGAGGCCGGTGGCGGAACGGGCGGTtaaggaggttggtgaggaggttaggatggaggagaggagggttgtggagggcttgctgagggaggaggggggtgtgtgA
- a CDS encoding hypothetical protein (EggNog:ENOG503P877), protein MQFKMGYSRAQQGAVPRGFGGPSKPSSKHVEGQLDPEDLTRRLLLVLAEQEEHEKRRQRRAEQQSRHRREHQSSRHGQSQSSKTQPDPRCSDHSRRRPSQANTSTSSQHPEPRSTDDHYVPKEAARQFTRTTTVEQMRSNDFIHQLTKRAHRYHKDSNREGDPIASTTPADLARQLRQSQAERDRALERERQQRQPPTSGPSTSSLSSQQQSHTFGAELARLNTNHNRVSLTGHYPSHQPRRNSTGGADPLSADTTPTQQPTTRRSMLVLNPTLPGGGGGGSEDTTTPTSEDPTPLQRFPIHAPEHRVDWSQSDERSKSTGTSRPRLMLSPLLKRADSLFTLRSSKGKEKGGSSSSAGSGSGSVVTSPTGAGAGGEWGGVEFGIGDYAAQSY, encoded by the coding sequence ATGCAGTTCAAGATGGGCTACTCGAGGGCGCAGCAGGGCGCTGTCCCTCGAGGATTTGGGGGGCCGAGcaagccctcttccaagcaTGTGGAGGGACAGCTTGATCCAGAGGATCTTACCCGTCGGTTGTTGCTGGTCCTGGCCGAGCAGGAAGAACATGAGAAACGAAGGCAGCGGAGGGCCGAGCAGCAGAGCCGTCATCGCCGGGAGCATCAGAGCAGCAGACATGGACAGTCACAGTCATCAAAAACACAACCAGACCCCAGATGCTCAGACCACAGCAGACGAAGACCCTCCCaggccaacacctccacctcctcccagcaCCCAGAACCCCGGTCGACAGACGATCACTATGTCCCCAAAGAAGCCGCCCGCCAGTTcacccgcaccaccaccgtcgagCAAATGCGCTCCAACGACTTCATCCACCAACTCACCAAGCGAGCCCACAGATACCACAAAGACTCCAACCGCGAGGGTGACCCCatcgcctccaccaccccggccGATCTCGCCCGCCAACTCCGCCAGTCCCAAGCAGAGCGTGACCGTGCCTTGGAGCGGGAGCGTCAACAACGTCAACCTCCCACTTCCGggccatcaacctcctccctttcctcccaaCAACAGTCCCACACCTTCGGAGCCGAATTGGCAAGGCTaaacaccaaccacaaccgcGTCTCCCTCACGGGTCATTACCCCTCTCACCAACCCAGAAGAAACAGCACCGGCGGCGCAGACCCCTTGTCAGCCGatacaaccccaacccagcagcccACCACCCGCCGCTCCATGCTCGtcctcaacccaacccttcccggagggggagggggaggatcaGAGGACACCACAACCCCTACTTCCGAAGACCCGACCCCCCTCCAGCGTTTCCCTATCCACGCCCCAGAGCACAGGGTTGACTGGTCCCAGTCCGATGAACGCAGTAAATCCACCGGGACATCCCGCCCCAGACTCATGTTGTCTCCCCTCCTGAAAAGAGCAGACTCGTTGTTCACGCTGAGGTCGTCAAAGGGTAAGGAGAAGGGTGGGAGTTCGAGCAGTGCTGGGTCGGGGTCGGGGTCGGTGGTGACGAGCCCGactggggctggggctgggggagaatgggggggtgttgagttCGGGATTGGGGACTATGCTGCCCAGTCCTACTAg